The proteins below are encoded in one region of Tachypleus tridentatus isolate NWPU-2018 chromosome 4, ASM421037v1, whole genome shotgun sequence:
- the LOC143249008 gene encoding uncharacterized protein LOC143249008 isoform X10, with product MKQTFITKSLLPFVTFIISQSVVSQFKVISQKLFDVNVIQISRCDTYGECDSSDEKAPRKWLMNNWALVWAIYKEQPFDDINKGICEDYKDTILCRRCDVEGCRYGRLGQTCTFARITHLFDNGAAVFLDFMSLWDVVSVVKMDTS from the exons atgaaacaaacgtttataacaaaaagtttattaccatttgtaacttttattatatcaCAAAGTGTTGTCAGCCAGTTTAAAGTTATATCACAAAAACTCTTTGACGTTAACGTGATCCAAATATCTCGATGTGATACGTAC GGGGAATGTGATTCTTCAGATGAAAAAGCTCCTCGGAAATGGTTAATGAACAACTGGGCTTTGGTTTGGGCAATATATAAAGAACAACCTTTTGATGACATCAA TAAGGGAATTTGTGAAGACTACAAGGACACCATTTTATGTCGTCGGTGTGACGTAGAAGGATGTAGATATGGAAGATTAGGCCAGACGTGCACTTTTGCAAGAATAACTCATCTTTTCGACAATGGTGCTGCTgtatttcttgattttatgtCACTCTGGG
- the LOC143249022 gene encoding anoctamin-9-like isoform X2, translating to MCEGIYEDYKDTILCPWCDVEVCRYGRLSHTCNFERITHLFDNGAAVFLDFMSLWGTRISVFKV from the exons ATGTG TGAGGGAATTTATGAAGACTACAAGGACACCATTTTATGTCCTTGGTGTGACGTAGAAGTATGTAGATATGGAAGATTAAGCCATACGTGCAATTTTGAAAGAATAACTCATCTTTTCGACAATGGTGCTGCTgtatttcttgattttatgtcactctggg gtACCAGAATTTCAGTATTCAAGGTgtga
- the LOC143249022 gene encoding anoctamin-9-like isoform X1 produces MIDGMCEGIYEDYKDTILCPWCDVEVCRYGRLSHTCNFERITHLFDNGAAVFLDFMSLWGTRISVFKV; encoded by the exons ATGATTGATGGAATGTG TGAGGGAATTTATGAAGACTACAAGGACACCATTTTATGTCCTTGGTGTGACGTAGAAGTATGTAGATATGGAAGATTAAGCCATACGTGCAATTTTGAAAGAATAACTCATCTTTTCGACAATGGTGCTGCTgtatttcttgattttatgtcactctggg gtACCAGAATTTCAGTATTCAAGGTgtga
- the LOC143249008 gene encoding uncharacterized protein LOC143249008 isoform X13 has protein sequence MSLWGEEISLLEEPGSNIDLDDLQITLDVLCLTLHPEMEELVEWNNTVRTVSYCSTPPMPESEPLKSIDEDEDDLSASRSDIQTEIACHQLSHLPSFEQETMKMCIQRVGIFTSNVLKQMTLPCYHLGKLGEY, from the exons GGGAAGAAATTTCTTTATTAGAGGAGCCTGGCTCCAATATTGATCTGGATGATCTTCAGATAACACTTGATGTGTTGTGCTTGACTTTACATCCTGAAATGGAGGAACTGGTAGAATGGAATAATACTGTGCGTACAGTGTCCTATTGTAGCACCCCACCAATGCCAGAGTCTGAACCTTTGAAATCTATTGATGAAGACGAGGATGATTTGTCAGCATCTCGTTCAGA caTACAGACAGAGATTGCATGCCATCAGCTTAGTCATCTGCCAAGTTTTGAACAAGAGACCATGAAAATGTGTATTCAAAGAGTAGGAATCTTTACTTCAAat GTGCTAAAACAGATGACCCTTCCATGCTATCATTTGGGTAAGCTAGGTGAATACTAG
- the LOC143249008 gene encoding uncharacterized protein LOC143249008 isoform X14 has translation MSLWGEEISLLEEPGSNIDLDDLQITLDVLCLTLHPEMEELVEWNNTVRTVSYCSTPPMPESEPLKSIDEDEDDLSASRSDIQTEIACHQLSHLPSFEQETMKMCIQRVLKQMTLPCYHLGKLGEY, from the exons GGGAAGAAATTTCTTTATTAGAGGAGCCTGGCTCCAATATTGATCTGGATGATCTTCAGATAACACTTGATGTGTTGTGCTTGACTTTACATCCTGAAATGGAGGAACTGGTAGAATGGAATAATACTGTGCGTACAGTGTCCTATTGTAGCACCCCACCAATGCCAGAGTCTGAACCTTTGAAATCTATTGATGAAGACGAGGATGATTTGTCAGCATCTCGTTCAGA caTACAGACAGAGATTGCATGCCATCAGCTTAGTCATCTGCCAAGTTTTGAACAAGAGACCATGAAAATGTGTATTCAAAGA GTGCTAAAACAGATGACCCTTCCATGCTATCATTTGGGTAAGCTAGGTGAATACTAG